CAGTTATCCGGGAAAAGAGCGACACTAGTCGAGTATCCAAACATGTTCCATGCGTTTTATATCTTCCCTGAGTTGCCGGAAGCTGGCCAGTTAGTTCAGCGGATTAAGGATTTCGTTGAGGAGCGCGTAGCTTCACTCTCAGCTTAACAATTTATGATTATTTAGTTAACTCGATTAATAATGAATTGGTATGcttttgataaaaaatgtaTTGAGGTATgctttttatcaattaaattatcGTTATTTATTAAGGCGTGATTTTTTATAGATTAAAAAGTACTTAGATCTAGACCCGGTATGcttttgattaaaaaatgtATTGAGGCATGCTTTATctgtttatcaattaaattatcGTTATTTATTAAGGCGTGATTTTTTATAGATTAAAaagtatttagattttgatccaCACTTTGCAAACGCATAATAttgtcatataaaaaaattattaataacttaacaaatattttgttaatttgtgagaattttgtgttttaaaatatttttgtatttaattcagttctttaaaatttaaactgaaCCGCAGTCAAACGGATTAATCCAGTGATCCGATAATTCGatttaagtttataaaaaaatccatattttcaaaaaaatcactaaaatttGATACTAACCGATTGAACCGATGGATGATCGATATATAatccaatttgatttaaattgttatagTTTCATAATTTGTCACCTTtcaatctaaattttaaaattcattgttttacaattttataaaattatgacgtttgtacataattttaatagagaaaatgatagatataaaataatgaagaaCTATAAATATTTCTTGTTCATATTACTCCTTTTATATagcttaattaattttattttaattgtttgtgtaatttattttgttaataatttgatttatattataattggTTTAAGTTTGTTGTTAACAATTAGTGTTAAGCATTTTCtttagataacatatattttgaacatttttataattatttttgttattatatttatcgTACAATGTATcacgtttatatatatatatatatatatacttttcatGTAATGgctattattgaattattatgttacttaaataaatgatataaccattatttaggaaatataaataaaataatttgttgATTTAATTGATTTATTGTTGATTGAAATGTTTTGTAGTATTTAAACCTGTATAAATaagttctatttatttttcattgttttagaaatattttgaatttttcaatattgtttggacacaagattaattataatgtttttttgaaatatggatagtagtataaaaaaatgtatattgtttggaaacatagttagtagtataaaaaagaaattttagcGATTTAATGTAGGTTTAACTATAAATTAGAAGTGtgtgtttaatttaaaaacttacaaaataaaAGTTAGGCAGTGATTTAATGTATGTTTAACTATAAAGTAGatattgtatttaatttaaaaacttacaaaataaaGATTAGGTCTaacaaaagtttttgttttagtAAGATAGATGATTATTCTAAATGTTATTATAATCCAGTGTTCACAATTTTAAAGTATCTGTTTGTTTTACACTTCACACTCTTCtataaaatctaataaattGTAAATGTCTAATCAGATCCGGTTCTGAGTACAGccgaaatatttgttttaatctctaaaattttcaaaaaaaatattaaataagtaAGTTGTATGCTTTCTAAATTATTATCAAAACAATTTGTTAAAATTAAcctaaaaatgtttattttccaTTAAATTTTAGAATTGGTCATGTGCCTAGCACAAGATTTGTTTTATTGTATGAGTTGATTGCGTGTATGATGAGATCCAAGAATGCCAGCAAGTAGTCCATTCCTAGGAAAGACAAGTTGTTTGGTAGTTTGGTGTTAATGTGAAGCGCGCATAAATGCATTTCGGTAGCAAAGATTCAATGCCGATCCGGTTCTTATTTACTATATCCAGCTAACTTGTCTTGAAACACTCTTGCTGAGATTTGTAGTATTGTTTTGTTACGTCTACACAGAGACATGTGATTCTCCGTCCATTTGTCCTCATAAGTGGTGTGAGACGACTTTTTGTGCTAAACCAATTCATTTTGCATTGAGTTAGGTGAACTGTTTCTCTCTTCTAGATTCTCACAATAACTTCCAAAAGTAAGAAATGAAGTCTCACGTGTTGTATTTCAAGGTTAATTGTTTAGTGTGTCCCAAACAGGTTAACAATATAGAATGTAATGTGAATGCAGAGGCATTAATATTTGCAGTGATGAAGTGACTTTAGTAGGGTTCTTATAAATACAAGATACAaactgtttttcatttttttttttccatttatcATGAATAAATTGTTTGACAAGGCAACAAGGTGGGGAAATCTAAATGATTTGCAACTGACATAAGCCACATCCATTAGtaaactatatacaaaaatctatTATTTGTTAAACAAAAATCCTTTCTTCTTTCCCTTCTTTCTCTGCAGAGCCTGCAACCAATtagcaaaacaaaaacaaaaagtaagTAACCTTATGGTTATCTCTACTAAATTGTGGCTGATTACTTCTCATTGTCttctagaaattaaaaaaaaaaatttaccctcATGGTAAACAATCTCAGGGTGAGTACTATTGCATCTCTTGAGCTGCCAAAGACAACAAAAATATCaatctttataatattatttgagaagtcaatttcctatgtgtcgctctcatattaactctcacgatggttgattacacagatacccttaatgaattaaaaatattaaatactattatttattttttatttagtttccttttaaataaaaaatttccaaaaacatatacctataattaaaaaaacaattataaagttaaaaaaaaaattgaaaacgaaaatatatgtatatatataatatgatttcaaaaaacaaaattcacaaaatagtaatattacatttaaaaatatttttatataacataaaatatactttttaagtaataaaatactttatttatatctatattttcttagatgaaaaacataaatttgtatatgatctgatttcattaagaaaaatttacacagataatcttgatattagaaaaagaaataatatttcttttaaaacataattttaaacaatacaaaaaaattcaaactaatAGAAGTATTTTtacatatctatttattttcttagaagattaaataaaataattgagaaacataaactgatatatgtttaattgactaaaaatagtttataattagtattattgaagtgttttatttatttttcatatattgttttgactataatatcttccaattacatcaaaaaaatattgataaattatattttacttatataatattattttcaaataaaataacaattttgtttactgcttatttttaagagatattaaagacaaaaaaaaattgtttgatcaaatagttgcaaaatagatatattatattttatcattattaaagttatttgttttcttaatataaaattttcttttaaattttatgtttgtgtAACTTAATATAgacataatcaaaataccaaaggcataaagttatttagaataaattttagtttccattcaataaatcaaaggcataaagttatttagaatttataaattattttaattattgtaaatattaatatgaGTTCATGAACTTCCAAAAATGCATCACCTACTTATGTATGTAACTTCCTATTGAGcatcactttattttttaatagattttaaaaaacatcaatatataatttgataaatattatgaaaatacatacatgtttaaacgataaataaaattgatttgatttgacttggttataataaaaagtaattatatttcatttgaatttgaaagaataacagtaactcaatatactcacaacagGAATGATTCGACTAATctaacttatatctaaaatcatagatttaactacgataaaaatatataattttattagaatagtaatttattttataaatataaattatagaacaactcaaaacatattaaaatgaaaataaaatattaattaactgttacgatttagtttttttctaaaatttatatatatgcatgagacttgAGAATATTATCgtgatattaatttatgtaatttggaatcagacactttagtttattttattattttttattctaaacacaatatatctgaagttatacataatcttcataaaatatatttacatatttaagacaacaaccacctaaatgcaaataagaaattaatcaaaattttaatatatttagaataaaaaatattatagttgaattcagaGATGCAATCCCAATTACGCAAATGATATTTAAATTGATTGTACAaacaacaaaaccgattaaatataacatatataaaatcatatgtattattaaagcaatataatattataaatataaatgatgcatacaaattataaattaatttaaaattaaaagtaaatagcaatcaattattatagtatatttacttcaaaaacatttatatccgtgcatgagcacgggaaaatcacctagtacCTTATAATGGGGGATATGAAACAGACATAGATTGAACAATAGTGTATCATTTATTGGATCACAGTGTGATTCTATCCCCTACACTTGTCTATCTAATTCTTACTGAGATTCCACTTTTAGACAAGCTCACAAACCAATGGACCAAGATGAGATGCATATACTGAATAAATCGGCTTTTAAACTCGCAAACTGACCTAAACAACTTGCATCAGGATCATCAAACTAGAAGCGTTCTTATGGTCTACGTTCCACTTTTGCAAGAAAGTTGAGTTCTACTTACCAGCAAAGGTCTGCTGATCCATGATCTCCTCGTAAAGTATACTCAGTACCATTAGAACCAGTTATAACAAATTCTTCAGGCTGCCCAAACGGGATTGTTACCTAGAGAGGTACCagaatcaatattttaatattagtcCCAGACGGcgatttattttattatgagaaGAAAAGACAGAGACAAATAAGGCAGAAGGTCTTACAGAAGTTGAAGATGAGAACTTTTCTGCAACCATGATATCGTTACTACACTTGATACTGTAACCTTCTCTCTTAATAGATAACATAGCTTCTTCCCATATATTCAAGAAACCAGTCTGTTCAAAGCCGCATGCATATGAAGTATTAATCCAAAAAAGGTCAAAGAATACATATATCCCAAACATAGGAGTTGGAATAGAAAATGTTAATACCGAAACAGAAACTTTGTATGAAGCATGACCACTATGAAGAGTCTTCTCTATATGGCTCTGCATCTCTGGATCTGTGAAAATATAAAAGAGGGTTACTGCTACCTATATGTACTCCAAGCACGTCTCAGATTTAAGGGAACCACTTATGGATAAACTTACGGCAAGCTATCTTCCGATTTTCATTGGCAAAGACCTTGACAAGCTGCCCCTGAAATCAGAATGTAAAGCAAATGATTAATGCAAACCAcatgaaaaattaaaactaagtCTGCAGGCTACAATACTGTAAGAACACCAAAAGCAGTTCTCATGCTAAAAGCTAATCTTATCTTCTCACGAGCTTTTAGCATGAAGTCTATTCTGATTTTCACAGAAaagcaatgttcaagaaatcgctaGGTGGAGGTTAGACACCTTATTGAGGATTATTGTTTACGCGGGCGCCTAGATCGATTTTTTTGAAAGCATAGActgatgttttaaaaaatcGGTTTGAAAAGATTTTGTTCAGATCCGATTTACCCCTAGGCGCCTCATTTTTATAACAGTGCAGAAAAGAGttactctaaaaaaaaaagaagaatctcATTCATACAAAAAGATACTAACCTTGCGGTTCCTGTCATCCAAAGGCTGAACTTCAATAGCAAGATATAAGTCAACATCATCAGCAGTGACAAGATAGTTTGGCTGCTTTGCTCCTGCATTAATGTTCATATGTCCATATCAagttaaaagaaacaaaagagaaagataaACTTCCAGAATAAAGATATTGTCAGCAGGAGAGAAATGTACCGTCAATGTAATTCACAGATCCATCTTCTAAATGACACACCCACTGCAAATCATGAAAAGAAAGATAGATTTAGATGCAACTCAAAACAAGTAAGAAAAACATTTACCTACCTCAAAATTACAGCTTGTTGTTCCATTAATAGAGTAACCACACGCCTGAAGCTCATGTCCAGGATAAGGCTCTCCTGAAATTTGTAGGTCCTCTATAGCTGGCAACGGGTCATCATCCTCATCTGTCGAATAGTAGTTCAAAACATTGAGACAAGTGAAAGACCGTAAaatgaattattaatatttcCATTATGATTAAATCCTTACCCTCATCGGATGAGGAAGACGGTTCTTCAAGAACGGGAGACAAAAGAGGAGAATTTGAGGAGCTAGGAGGATCATCAAACGCAGGCACATATGGTGAATTTTTGGTATTATCTGACTCTCCTTTTGCATCTTCCATCACTATCTTGCTGAGAGGCTCGAGAAACTGAACATGCTTAGCTGGAGTGTCCTCTACTTGCTTCCAGCCACGAGATTCATCTTCACTAGTCGTACCAGGTTGTTGCTGAGGCATCTCAAAACCTGGGAAGTGACTGGTACacataaaaactcatttaatcATCTAAACTACTATTCAGTAAGCATACAACCAGGAGATCACTAAGAAGCTAGAAAATGATTATAGTCATAACAACACCTTATTTGGTCTATGAATAATCTGATTCTTTTGAGAAGTGAGATTATCATGTCTCCCAGATGGGACatgaatttataaaaactaagCATAGGAAAAAAATCCTTTGAACAATCAACGTGCAGGAAGAGGGGGTATTAAGAATAATTAGCCAATAACAAGGAAGTTGCAGGGTCAGCACAAAGATTCAAGAGTCAAGATTAACTGccaaattaaatataatgaCTTTTCAGCTTGTTTTTATAAGTCAAGAATCATCGGTACAATCACAATGAATCAAatgacttttaattttttaaagaaaagttAAGATTTAATAACAAACAAAGAGGCAAGATGTAGCCATCACTCCTTTTCTCCCCTCATGGGTAACAAAGTCAGTCTTCCGGATTAGATCCAACTctaagaaagagaagaagctaaATGTTTTGTTTGTAGTTATTTGGATGATATAAAAGTGAATGAAGGATCCCAACCCTATGATATAGGCCTGCGGGTTCAGGTAGTTCGGTTTTTGGTTAGCTCGGTTCAATATAAATCTTACCGAATTAACCCGAAAtaaagtttggttcggtttggtttttgaAAACCCTACTTGAGTTTTTTATTTCGGTTATATTTTGTTGATATTTCGGATAAGTTCGGttaattttggttagttcggttccgGCTTTTGGTATGGATTAGTTATAGTTTTTTGTGCTAGTAGTTTGGAGGATACTGTTTGAAATAGCAATCTATGCAGTGGAAAACTAACCCGTTCACTAGAGGCGAAAACCTTCTAGAATCATCAAACTGGAAACTACTCATAGTTGAGCTACCTGGCTCATCTTGATGCCAGCGCTTAGAATCCCACTCCATGGCTGTTTGATCATATAGAGAATCCTTCGTCTGGTGAAAACACAAGAAGTAATATAAGACTCAGTTCATTTCAAAGCTTATGATATAACAACACTGAGGGATATGAAAGTACTGAGTGGGTTAACGCTACACCAACTGGGGAATCATTTGAGTGGTTCACATCTGACTGCCAAGGTGCTAATTGATATTCTGACTCCTTTAACTTTGTCTAGTGCATAATAAAGAATTATAAAGAATCATTCATCAAAGGTCAGTGCAACCGAAAATGAAGCAGACACGGAAACAGTAAACATACCTCAGTAAGAAGGAGCTTCTCTTGTAGATGCTTAAATATAACCTGAACACAAATGTAacatatctataaatattattcACTAATGCAACGAAACACCTCAAACTAATAGGTTATTTAGAAATCAAAGATAAAAGCTAAAagcaaaatatttacaaaagaataacaaaacaaaaatgttaatattcCGACAAAAGTTATGACAGAAAGACGAAAAGATAACAAGAGACATCACTTAAGATACTGGAACTGACCTTCACATTGCTAACAATAGACTGTGCATCAGAAACCTGTGGTTGTAGAGAATACTCAGATAGAAGAGGCAACAAGTATGATACAAATGTAGATTTCTCTTGCTGTGTAgcctgaaaaaaaagaaagaaagaaaggctCAGTCGCACTATGAAGTGGTCCAAAATGTTGACGACACTGAGGTGCCAGAGGCAAATCCAAATTTTGCAAATTCAATCATTCATAGTGTTCACTCTAAAGGGTACCAAAGATACAAGATGATAGTACCTGTAAGGCATATGTTAGGCGTATATTTTCTTCAATTATCTCTTGTCTGTAAGAGAGAGCTTTTGATGCAGCGACAACAAGATCTTCTTGCTGTTGATCAAATGCCTGTGTTACAacagcccaaaaaaaaaaatttgagctCCCAAAACAACTTCCAAATTGAAAAGATTCAGtacatgaagaaaaaaaaaggtatgtagaaaaaaaagaagaagaaggaaaagacCAACCTGACGCATGTAGGCCATTCGCTTTTCCagaatatatttttcattgcgAGTTTGAGCTTCCTAAAAAGAAACCTACAATGTTAGTCACATGCTTtggcataaaataaaataaaataaaaagaatgcaAGGATGAA
The nucleotide sequence above comes from Brassica napus cultivar Da-Ae chromosome A9, Da-Ae, whole genome shotgun sequence. Encoded proteins:
- the LOC106366047 gene encoding uncharacterized protein LOC106366047 isoform X3, which gives rise to MLALSKGVENGHVERLAVRFSQVGVEDSSRLLEKDFKNDNLLLVIKAVEAAETTIKHQVDENSRLKAELQRSTLELARYKSDESLLQTSNPGDHSNTTTVSSLAHRPVEREETVIKASDADSLGMVVVHNHVNSNGEEATVSNRFQSPSEQNMVNGIVKGASPSLMRTQLEGAHVTHFNLSTHGFMPVGEVNDSDNAWKQDLIHKVHENEQRILHLRRYLTDCSVKEAQTRNEKYILEKRMAYMRQAFDQQQEDLVVAASKALSYRQEIIEENIRLTYALQATQQEKSTFVSYLLPLLSEYSLQPQVSDAQSIVSNVKVIFKHLQEKLLLTETKLKESEYQLAPWQSDVNHSNDSPVGVALTHSTKDSLYDQTAMEWDSKRWHQDEPGSSTMSSFQFDDSRRFSPLVNGHFPGFEMPQQQPGTTSEDESRGWKQVEDTPAKHVQFLEPLSKIVMEDAKGESDNTKNSPYVPAFDDPPSSSNSPLLSPVLEEPSSSSDEDEDDDPLPAIEDLQISGEPYPGHELQACGYSINGTTSCNFEWVCHLEDGSVNYIDGAKQPNYLVTADDVDLYLAIEVQPLDDRNRKGQLVKVFANENRKIACHPEMQSHIEKTLHSGHASYKVSVSTGFLNIWEEAMLSIKREGYSIKCSNDIMVAEKFSSSTSVTIPFGQPEEFVITGSNGTEYTLRGDHGSADLCWLCRERRERRKDFCLTNNRFLYIVY
- the LOC106366047 gene encoding uncharacterized protein LOC106366047 isoform X1; amino-acid sequence: MLALSKGVENGHVERLAVRFSQVGVEDSSRLLEKDFKNDNLLLVIKAVEAAETTIKHQVDENSRLKAELQRSTLELARYKSDESLLQTSNPGDHSNTTTVSSLAHRPVEREETVIKASDADSLGMVVVHNHVNSNGEEATVSNRFQSPSEQNMVNGIVKGASPSLMRTQLEGAHVTHFNLSTHGFMPVGEVNDSDNAWKQDLIHKVHENEQRILHLRRYLTDCSVKEAQTRNEKYILEKRMAYMRQAFDQQQEDLVVAASKALSYRQEIIEENIRLTYALQATQQEKSTFVSYLLPLLSEYSLQPQVSDAQSIVSNVKVIFKHLQEKLLLTETKLKESEYQLAPWQSDVNHSNDSPVGVALTHSTKDSLYDQTAMEWDSKRWHQDEPGSSTMSSFQFDDSRRFSPLVNGHFPGFEMPQQQPGTTSEDESRGWKQVEDTPAKHVQFLEPLSKIVMEDAKGESDNTKNSPYVPAFDDPPSSSNSPLLSPVLEEPSSSSDEDEDDDPLPAIEDLQISGEPYPGHELQACGYSINGTTSCNFEWVCHLEDGSVNYIDGAKQPNYLVTADDVDLYLAIEVQPLDDRNRKGQLVKVFANENRKIACHPEMQSHIEKTLHSGHASYKVSVSVLTFSIPTPMFGIYVFFDLFWINTSYACGFEQTGFLNIWEEAMLSIKREGYSIKCSNDIMVAEKFSSSTSVTIPFGQPEEFVITGSNGTEYTLRGDHGSADLCCSRDAIVLTLRLFTMRALQRKKGKKKGFLFNK
- the LOC106366047 gene encoding uncharacterized protein LOC106366047 isoform X2 is translated as MLALSKGVENGHVERLAVRFSQVGVEDSSRLLEKDFKNDNLLLVIKAVEAAETTIKHQVDENSRLKAELQRSTLELARYKSDESLLQTSNPGDHSNTTTVSSLAHRPVEREETVIKASDADSLGMVVVHNHVNSNGEEATVSNRFQSPSEQNMVNGIVKGASPSLMRTQLEGAHVTHFNLSTHGFMPVGEVNDSDNAWKQDLIHKVHENEQRILHLRRYLTDCSVKEAQTRNEKYILEKRMAYMRQAFDQQQEDLVVAASKALSYRQEIIEENIRLTYALQATQQEKSTFVSYLLPLLSEYSLQPQVSDAQSIVSNVKVIFKHLQEKLLLTETKLKESEYQLAPWQSDVNHSNDSPVGVALTHSTKDSLYDQTAMEWDSKRWHQDEPGSSTMSSFQFDDSRRFSPLVNGHFPGFEMPQQQPGTTSEDESRGWKQVEDTPAKHVQFLEPLSKIVMEDAKGESDNTKNSPYVPAFDDPPSSSNSPLLSPVLEEPSSSSDEDEDDDPLPAIEDLQISGEPYPGHELQACGYSINGTTSCNFEWVCHLEDGSVNYIDGAKQPNYLVTADDVDLYLAIEVQPLDDRNRKGQLVKVFANENRKIACHPEMQSHIEKTLHSGHASYKVSVSTGFLNIWEEAMLSIKREGYSIKCSNDIMVAEKFSSSTSVTIPFGQPEEFVITGSNGTEYTLRGDHGSADLCCSRDAIVLTLRLFTMRALQRKKGKKKGFLFNK
- the LOC106366047 gene encoding uncharacterized protein LOC106366047 isoform X4, which gives rise to MVVVHNHVNSNGEEATVSNRFQSPSEQNMVNGIVKGASPSLMRTQLEGAHVTHFNLSTHGFMPVGEVNDSDNAWKQDLIHKVHENEQRILHLRRYLTDCSVKEAQTRNEKYILEKRMAYMRQAFDQQQEDLVVAASKALSYRQEIIEENIRLTYALQATQQEKSTFVSYLLPLLSEYSLQPQVSDAQSIVSNVKVIFKHLQEKLLLTETKLKESEYQLAPWQSDVNHSNDSPVGVALTHSTKDSLYDQTAMEWDSKRWHQDEPGSSTMSSFQFDDSRRFSPLVNGHFPGFEMPQQQPGTTSEDESRGWKQVEDTPAKHVQFLEPLSKIVMEDAKGESDNTKNSPYVPAFDDPPSSSNSPLLSPVLEEPSSSSDEDEDDDPLPAIEDLQISGEPYPGHELQACGYSINGTTSCNFEWVCHLEDGSVNYIDGAKQPNYLVTADDVDLYLAIEVQPLDDRNRKGQLVKVFANENRKIACHPEMQSHIEKTLHSGHASYKVSVSVLTFSIPTPMFGIYVFFDLFWINTSYACGFEQTGFLNIWEEAMLSIKREGYSIKCSNDIMVAEKFSSSTSVTIPFGQPEEFVITGSNGTEYTLRGDHGSADLCCSRDAIVLTLRLFTMRALQRKKGKKKGFLFNK